The Mesorhizobium opportunistum WSM2075 DNA window CCGTCGATGGCGCGAAGCCCATAGGCGCGGCAGGCGACGGTCATCCGCGACAGCGCGAAATGCCACTGGTCGCCGGGATAGTCGGGGTTGAGGCCGCCGATATTGACGGTGCGCGCCTTGCAGCTCGCCGCATAGTCGGCGACGCCGAAATGCATGGCTTCCAGCCGGCCAGGCGTCGCGGCGATCGCCTCGACATTGGCCATGCCGAGCGCGGTCTCGATCAGCGCTTCGAGGCCGACGCGGGTCTTGAAACCCTTGGCCATCTCGATCTGGTTGACCATGGCCTCGACCATATAGAGGTCGGCCGGGACGCCGACTTTCGGCACCAAGATGGTGTCCAGCCGGTCGCCGGCCTGTTCCATCACGTCGACCACGTCGCGGTACATATAGTGGGTATCCAGCCCGTTGATGCGCACCGAGACGGTCTTGCCCTTGGCGCGCCAGTCGATGTCGTTGAGCGCCTGGATGATGTTCTTGCGGGCGCGTTCCTTGTCGGGCGGCGCGACCGCGTCCTCGATGTCGAGGAAGACGAAGTCGGCGGCGCTGTTGGCCGCCTTGTCGATCATCTCGGGGCTGGAGCCGGGAACCGCCAGCTCGCTGCGCTGCAGCCTCAGTTTCTTCAAATGGTTGATGGTGTGGCTCATCGTCGGCTCCCTCTCACGCCGCTTCGGCGACCGGCACCGCGGCCGAGGCGCGAAAATGCTGGATGGCCGCGCCGACGCCGGAGCCCGGCGCCAGCCGCACGCCGCAATCGAGCAATGCCATTTCGGCCGCCGACAGCGAGGCCAGCACCATCACCTCGTTCAGCCAGCCGAGATGGCCGATGCGGAAGACCTTGCCGAACACCTTGTTGAGACCGCCGCCGAGCGAGGTCCGGTAGGTCTGGTAGGCACGCTTGACGACGTCGCCGCTGTCGATGCCTTCCGGCACCAGGATGGCGCTGACTGTATCGGAATGCCACTTCGGCGCTTTGGCGCAGAGTTTCAGGCCCCAGGCGTCAACCGCCTTGCGCACGCCTTCGGCAAGGCGATGGTGACGGGCGAAGATGTTGTCCAGCCCTTCCTCGGCGATCAGGTCGAGCGAGGCGCGCAGGCCGCGCAGCAGCTGCGTTGCCGGCGTGTAGGGGAAATAGCCGGCGTCGTTGGCGCGGATCATGTCCTCGAAGGAGAAGAAGCAGCGTTGGTGGGCCGCAGTTCTCGATGCGACAAGCGCCTTCTTGCTCACCGACAGGAAGCCGAGGCCGGCGGGCAGCATGAAACCCTTCTGCGAGCCGCTGACGGCGCAGTCGACGCCCCATTCTTCCTGACGGAAGTCGATCGAGCCGATCGACGACACGCCATCGACGAAGAGCAGGGCAGGGTGGTTTGCCTCATCGAGCGCGGCGCGGCAGCCGGCGACGTCGCTGGTGACACCCGTAGCCGTCTCGTTCTGCGTGCAGAAGACCGCCTTGATGCGGTGCGTCTTGTCGGCCTTCAGCCGCTCCGCATAGAGTTCGAGCGGGACGCCGGTTCCCCATTCGCAGTCGATGACATCGACCTCGAAACCCAGCCGCTCGGCCATGTCGACCCACAGATGCGAGAACTGGCCGAAGCGCGACATCAGCACGCGGTCGCCGGGGCTGAGCACATTGGTCATCGCGGCTTCCCAGGCGCCGGTGCCGGAGGACGGGTAGATGAAGACGCGGCCGGTCTCGTTCTTGAAGACGTGTTTGATATCCTCGAACAGCGGCAAGGTGAGATCGGGGAAGGACGCGGCGCGCATGTCCTCCATCGGCAGGTTCATCGCCTGCCGGACCTGTTCAGGAATGTTGGTCGGCCCGGGAATGAAAAGATGGGTGAAACCGGCCATGGTGCGAACTCCTCCTGATCCAGCAAAGCGGTGATGGGGAGTTTCGTTTCGACGGCCAATGCCAACAACACCTTGGCGGGTAACATCTCGCCGCGCGCGGGTGGGAGCGGCCTACCCGGTTGGCCTACCCGCTTGCCTTACCCGAAAGGCTGCTTCTGGGTGCGCCTCTCGCGTGAATAGAGCGCGACGGCCATCGCCCGGTTGCGGACGTCGAGCTTGTCGTAGAGATTCTTGAGGTGGTACTTCACCGTGTTCTCGGAAATGCCGGTCCGCGTCGCGATCTGCAGATTGGTCCAGCCGTCGGAAAGCACCGCCAGCAGCTCGCGCTCGCGGACCGTGAGCTGCGCCAAGGGCGTGTCGTTGACCTTGTTGATGTCAATGTAAGGGATGCAGATGCGTCCATGCGCGACCGCCAGGATCGTCTCGAAGATGATATGCGGATCGTCGAACTGGAAGCAGTAGCCCTGCGCCCCGAGCCGCACGCACTGCTTCAGGATGCCGATGTCATGGTCGTTTGAAAACACAGCGATGCGCACGGGGACCTTGCTGGCCTGGATTTCGGCCAGGACATCGGCGCCGTCCATGTCGGCGAGCTTCCAGCCGATGACGGCGACGTCGAATTCGTGTGCAGTCGCCAGTTCCAGGAAATGCTTGCCGCTCTGCACCGATGCCAGGAGTTCGAAACGCCCGTCGCATTCCAACATTTCGCGCAGGGCCGATATGACGAGCGGATTGCGTTCGGCGACGACAACGCGAACGCGCCGGTCGCCAACTGCCTTGCTCGTTTTCCCGGGCTTGCTGTTCAAGGGCGGTTTTTGTCCTGGGCTGATCGTGCCGCAACTCGGAGGCCAGGCTTCAAGCCGGACCCGTATCATGACAATTCTGCCGCAATCGCGCCGGGGTGCTCTTTCCCCAGCGACATCGGCTGTCGCGCCGTCTGAAGCCGGGATTCGCTGGTTTTGATGGGATAGGCATTGCCAGGTCGGGCATCGGCGATGTGCTCGCCGGGTGGCGTGGAACAAGCGTTTCGTTTGATATTCCGTGCCTTAGGGCGATAAGTTCTCAAATCGAATCGCGTCTTCAAGCGAGATGCAACGGATTTCCGCGAAACCGGTTTTCGCTTTAAGGTTCGATGCTCTAGACCTAAGACAGAATTTTTCGGGACGGCGGGAGGCGCTGATGGAGGACAAGCAGACGACCTCCGCCAAGGCGGCTGACGACATCCACGCCGACATCTATGGCGAGGATGGCGCAGTGCTTTCGTCCTTCCTTGCCCAGATCGGGACCGCGATCGCCGACCGCGATACGCCGACGCTCAAGCATGAAGTCGACCACCTGCATCAGTCGGAACTCGGCGACCTGATCGAGGCGCTGCATCCCGAGCAGCGGCGGACCCTGGTCGAGCTCCTGGGCGCCGATTTCGACTTTTCCGCGCTGACCGAGGTCGACGAGGCGATCCGCATGGAGATCGTCGATCAGCTGCCCAATGCGCAGATCGCGCAGGCGGTGCAGGAACTCGATTCCGACGACGCGGTCTACATTCTCGAAGACCTCGAGAAGGAAGACCAGGACGAGATCCTGTCGCAATTGCCGTTCACCGAGCGGATCAGGCTGCGCCGCTCGCTCGACTATCCGGAGGAGACCGCCGGGCGGCGCATGCAGACCGAGTTCGTCGCGGTGCCACCGTTCTGGACCATCGGCCAGACCATCGACTACATGCGCGAGGATAAGAACCTTCCCGACCGCTTCAGCCAGATTTTCGTCATCGATCCGAGCTTCAAGCTGCTCGGCGCCATCGACCTCGACCAGATCCTGCGCACCAAGCGCACGGTCAAGGTCGAGGAGGTGATGCACGAGACGCGCCATGCCATCCCGGCCACCATGGACCAGGAGGAGGCGGCGCGGGAATTCGAACAGTACGACCTTCTGTCCGCCGCCGTCGTCGACGAAAACGAGCGGCTGGTCGGCGTGCTGACCATCGACGATGTCGTCGACGTCATCCAGCAGGAAGCCGAGGAAGATCTGCTGCGCATGGGCGGCGTCGGCGACGAAGAGCTTTCCGACAGCATCCTTTCGACCTCGCGGTCGCGCGTTCCCTGGCTGCTGGTCAACCTCCTGACCGCATTCCTGGCGGCTTCGGTGATCGGCCTGTTCGATCACACGATCGAGCGGATCGTGGCGCTTGCCGTGCTGATGCCGATCGTGGCCGGCATGGGCGGCAATGCCGGTTCGCAGACCATGACCGTCACCGTGCGTGCGCTGGCGACCAGGGATCTGGACATCTACAATGCCGGCCGCATCATCCGCCGCGAAATGGGGGTGGGCTTCATCAACGGCATCGTTTTCGCCATCCTGATCGGCATCGTCGCGGCCGCCTGGTTCCACGATGCCAATCTGGGCGGCATCATCGCTGCGGCGATGATCATCAACATGTTCGTCGCCGCACTCGCCGGCATCCTGATCCCGCTGCTGCTCGACCGGTTCAAGATCGATCCTGCGGTGGCGTCGGCGGTCTTCGTCACCACGGTCACCGATGTCGTTGGTTTTTTTGCCTTCCTCGGCCTTGCCACTTGGTGGTTCGGCGTCCGCTAAAAGCGCGTCGCCACGAAACAGAAGGCAGCCGGCACTGTCAGCTTGCAGACCTGTCGGCCGATCTCCTCCTATCGCGAATGGCTTGCCCGTGCGCTGGCAATTCGCGTGACTGGCGTGCCGCGCGTAGGAAGTATCGCTCTGGAATCGTTTCCTAGGCCATACGCCGGCTTCAAATCCTCCAGCAGCAGCGGTTTGCCGAAATAATAGCCTTGCGCGCAGCTTATCCGGGTTGCGGCCAGCAGATAGGTGAGTTCCTCAAAGGTCTCGACCCCCTCCACTATGACAGACATGCCGAGCAACTGGCCAAGCGATTCAATCGCTTTGAGAATGGATTGGCTTCGCGGGCGCCTATGAACGTCCGTAATAAAGGAGCGATCCACCTTGATTTCGTCGGCCGTGATGTCGGCTAGCGCCGACAGTGAGGAATAGCCGACGCCGAAATCGTCGATCGAAACCCGGGCGCCTATCTCGCGAATCATCGGCAGGATACGATCCTGGAAGTTGCTCTTTGCGAGAAAGGCTTCCTCGGTCAGTTCCAGCATGAAGCGATCGGGATATCCGATTGCATCGATGGAATCGATAAGCGAGCGCATGAATCGCGGATCGCCTGCCTGTTTTGCCGCTACGTTGATGCTGATCGACGCCTCATGCCCGAATGCATCATTGATCCGATCGACCGAGTCGATGGTCTCGGTCAGGATCAGATGCGTCACCTCGTTCATGAGCCCCAGTTCAAGCGCAAGCTCGATGAAATCTCCCGGCGCCTGGATAACTCCGTCCTCGTCGCGCCATCTCAACAGAACCTCGACACCGACGGTCGTTCCAGAACGGAAATCGACTTTCGGCTGATAGGCGCAGCACAGGCGCTTGTCGCGAATGGCGAAGCGCAGACGCTGTTCGAGCCGCGTTCTCTCGGCAATGGCGTGCTCCATGCTCCGATCGAAGAATTTCACGCTGCCCTTGGCGCTGCCCTTGCTCCGGTACATCGCGCTATCGGCATTCGTGCGCAGAAGGTCAAAGGTCGTTCCGTCCTTCGGATAAAGGCTGACGCCGATCGACGCCGATGAAAAGATTTCGAAGCCATCCGCATAGAACGGTTCCTTGAGGCTCTGCGATACCCGCTCGATGTCGCTCGCCAGTTCTTCCATCGCCCCGACTGGAGATATCAGCAGCACAAACTCGTCGCCGCCGATGCGCACGAGCATATCGGTCGGGCGTAGGTATCCCGAGAGACGCGTTGCAATCTTACCGAGAAGCAAGTCTCCAACCGTATGGCCATAATAGTCGTTGATGTGCTTGAAGCCGTCGAGATCGATGAAAGCCAAGGCAAACGGAGCACTGTCCGCGCCGATCAAGTCGGTAAAACTGCGCTCCATGAGGGCGCGGTTCGGCAGACCGGTCAGCTCGTCGAAAAAGGCCTGCTGGAACAGGTCATTCTCAAGTTCGCACTGGTCGGTAACGTCAAGCGACAGGGCTACGGTCAGGGGCGCTTCCTGATCGGCAACGTCGAAACGCAACGTGCGGATAACCCGGCCATCTACGATCAGGTCCTTTGCCGGCGTGATATTGCCCGCCGCGATCGTTCCCGCCCGGTTTGCGTAGACAACGTCGCCAGCCTGCGACAGGACAGTCAATCCGAAAGGTGCAGCTTGAAGAAGGTCGGCGAGCAGTGGCTGTTTTTCGGCGACGGTCATCAATCAGTCCACTTCAATTCGATTTGAATATCGCGGCGAAGACATAGCTTGTCCGTAGTTCCAAGGTGCGTTGCGTCCAAGGGATTGGTCGATGCACTTCAAGCCTTCGTTTTCATGCACGTGTTTTTCCAAAAACCGCCGTTTGGCTTTGGATGCCATGCACTAGCGTCGCAGGAGTCGATAGCGTGCCTCTTCGATCCGGCGGGAGCCGGCAGAGGCTGGCGTCTCGTGCGCTTCCCCCGCGGCGTGCGCTTCGGGAGGGGGTTCGTTCGGATACTCCGACTGCAGTTGGGGCGTTTCGAGAGCTGCTGGAGCATCATCCATCCAGGCCGACCGGTTCGTCGTCGCTTCGCGCCAGCGATCGACAACCGACCTGACGAAATCGAAACGGCTCATATTCGATTTTTCGTCCCGCAGGGGGTTGGCCGAATCGCTGCGCGGTACCAGCCTCTCCGGCAATTCCTTGAAAGTCAGACGGGTCGGCAGCGGTACGGCTTCTCCAAAGCCGACGACCTCACCAGTTCCCAGAGACGGAACGAAAGCAAGCAGATCGGCCGCGGCGTCCGAAACGGCCGAGCGCAGCAAGGTTTGGTCCTGGTCGTTCGCCATGCGCATCGCAAACAAGGTGCTGCACTGGGAGATGATCGTCGGATCGAGCTCGGCGGGGCGTTGCGTCACGAGTCCGAGACACACACCATATTTGCGCCCTTCCTTGGCAATGCGTGACAAGGCTCGCCGTGCCGGACCAAAACCCAGCGAATGGTCGGCCGATGCGTAACGATGGGCCTCCTCGCAAACCAAAAGCAACGGCATCGTGCCATCGCTCCACAAGCCGAAATCGAAAGCCAGCCGGGATACCACGCATACCACCGCGTCCACGACCTCCACCGGAAGACTCGCAAGCTGAAGGATGGTGATCGGACGGTCGTGTGATTCCAAACCGAACAAGTCGCTGAGCAAAGCCGCCATCGTATCGCCGCCGACATTCGCTCTCTCGAACATGAAGGCGTAGCGCGGATCATTCCTGATACTCTCGATGCGCAGCATCAGGCGGTTGTAGGTCATGCGCGAGGAGCGGTTCTCCAGCTTTCCCATCCGCTCGTCGATGAGCGACAAGAGATCCTGCAGGAGATAGGGAACCGGCGTATCGACGGTGAAACCCGAGATCCTCGAATCCTTCCTCTTCAAGGTCGACCGGGTCGCGGCCGCTCTGGAGTTGGAGTATGCGCCCTTTGCCATCGGGATGAGTTCGGCGAGTATCTCGGCCTGTTCGGGAACAACCGGCCGGCCGCCAAAGACAACGTCGGTGATCTCTTCAAAATTGAACAACCAGAACGGCAGTCTCAGAGTCCGGGCACTGACCACGTTGGCCTTGTCGCCAAAACACTTGCTATATTCGTTGTGACCGTCGAGCAGCAGTACCCGCATATTCGGCCGTGCTTTCATGAGCTCGCCGAGAATTACGGCAACACCACTCGACTTACCAACACCGGTCGATCCGAGAACCGCGAAATGTTTGGTCAGGAGGCTGTCGACATCGACATAGGCGGGGATAGTCGGGTCCTGGTTGAGCTGGCCAATGCAAATCGCGCGCAAATCCGACGGCGCATAGATCAGTCGCAGCTCCTCATTGGATACAATCCTGGCAGCATCCCCGATTGCCGGGTATTCTCGGACGCCGCGCTTGAATTGCGATATGCCATCGGCGTTGCGGCAGATTTCGCCCACCAGATCAATTCGCGCGACGGACTTGTGGTTCGACGGATGCGTCTGTTCGGCCGAACCTCCCGAAACCTTCCGTAATCATGCCGACAATCGTGTTCGATCCGGCATCGATCGTGAGAAACTTGCCGACGGTTGTCCGCTTGTCGACCTTCGTCGCGGGAACCGGCAGGCCAATGCGCGCTTCGGATCCGCGCACGGACAGAACCTGTCCGACTGACGTTGCCGAACCATCGCCGCTGGCGCGGGACGGAGAGAAAGAATTGTCAGTCAAGGTAAAAGGCCCCCCGCCGTCACGTCTCACAGATCACGGTGCCATGGAATCGTTTTTTACCGGTTATGTTTTTGTCTCACTTAGAATTGTGACTAACGAAGAATAAACGATCCCGGGAGCAGTTCCGGGCATTGTAGTGCCTGGCCCGGATGCCCGGTTTTTCGAACTCTTCACGGTGCAGCAAGGAGGCTTGCGCGTGGCGAGGGATCGTTACTGCTCCGGGCGGCCTCAATTGACTTTTACGTAAATGCCATGCGACGCTCGCGCGGGGTGCCGTGTCGATTCCGGCGCGGCAAGGGTTTGGTTCGGACGAAAGGCGACGCACGGCGATCGCCTGGGGTTCCGGCACGGAGTGACAATGCGGGAATATTATTCGATCACCGAACTGACCCGCGAATTCGACGTGTCGACGCGGACACTGCGTTTCTATGAAGACGAAGGGCTGGTGCAGCCGGTGCGGCGTGGCCGCACGCGGCTGTTTCGTCCCTCCGACCGCCACCTCATCCGGCAGATCATGCGGGGAAAACGGCTCGGCTTCTCGATCAACGAGATCCGCGAAATCATCCAGATGTACAAGGAGCCACCAGGCGAGGTCGGGCAACTCAAGCTGATGATCAAGCGGATCGAGGAAAAGCGCGAGGATCTCCGGCAAAAGCGCCGCGATCTCGAGGAGACGCTGGCCGAACTCGACCAGGCCGAGGAGTCCTGTGTGGAGCGGCTGGTGGAACTTGGGGTCAATACCTGAGGGGCCAGATTCTATCGCGCGTTTGAGCGACAAACGTTCGTGATTGGCCGGAGCGTTTCGAACTTCGTCATCCTCGGGTCTGCGCTGCGTCGCTGCGCTCCTTGCTCCGCCCGCGAATGACGACGGGATAGGCGTTCGGCCAATCGCCGAGGTATGCCGCCCATCGGACAAGAGCTGTCAAAATCTATGCGCCGCGGAATACAGGCCCCGGCTCAAATCCAGCGTCGCACTCTCTTTGCGTAATCCCGGTATTTCTTGCCGAACTTCGCGGCCAGCACCTTTTCCTCGCCCTCGATGGCGACCTTCTGCGTGGCGAAAGCCGCGATGAACGCCATCGGCAGAAACCAGACGATGCCTGTGACGAAGGCGACGCCGATCAACAGCAGCGTGTTGGCCAGATACATCGGGTTGCGGGTGATGCCGAAGGGGCCTGACGTGACGAGATGGTCGGGCACCGCGTTGGGATTGAGCGTCGTCTTGGCCCGGACCATCGTGCGGATCGCCGTGAACCAGAGTGCCGCGACGCCGAACAGCGCCACCCAGCCGGCGGCGAACAGGATGTCGCCCAGGAGGTCGCCGATCCAGGGCAGGGGATAGAGCATGCCGAGAGTGATGCTGATGGCGATGGCGGCGGTGTAGATCACCGGCGGCCACGGTATCCTCCCTGGCTTCGGTTGGGCGTCGGTCATTGCTGTCCCCCCTCGGTCATCTTGTCGTCGGTCTGGGCGGTGCAGGTGCCGGCCAGATCGCCCAGATGTGCCTTCCATTGCGCAGTCTGATCGTTGTTGTAGAGCCGATCAAGCGAGGATTCACCCTCCAGCGTGTCGAGCATGCAGCTACAATAGCTCGAACAGAACTTGGCGTCGCGCGACTGCTCGCACGAGATCTGGCAGGTTTTCAGGAAATTCACCTGAGGGGTTTCGACCTTGGCTGGCATCACCTGCGAGAACAGCCAGACGCAACCGATCAGCAGCGGCTGGTGGATCAGGTAGAAGGCGAGGCTGTGTCGGCCGATGAAGACCAGCGGATTGGCCCAGCGGCCGGCCGCCAGGCTTGCCAGGCGCGCCCGCATGCCGGAAGCGGAGGCAAGTTTCGCGACACCGATGCCGACAAGCACCGCGCCGAACCATGGAAACAGCGGCACATAGTCGTTGGAACGAGGATTGATCGCCGACAGGCCTATCCACCACAGCCAGGGATGATCCAGGGCCTCGAAGCGCTGATAGACGGGCGCCGCGATAACCAGTGCCGCCACAAGCAGGGTCAGCAACGCCGGCAGGCGCAGGAAGGCGAGGCCGAGCAAGCTGGCGAGCGCGATCTCGTGCAGGATGCCGAAAAAGATGAAGCCGTCCGGCGTGGCGATGCGGGTGACGACCGAGATGGCGACCGCGGCGCCGGCAACCATGGCGAACCGCTTCCAGAAACCGTTCCAGCGGATTTGCCGGCCATGGGCGAGGTACAGGCTGACGCCGACCAGGAACAGGAAGGTCGAAGCGATGCAGCGTGCGTAGATCTTCCACCAGCCGAAGGCGGTGAGGCCGGGGTCGGTGTAGCCGAAGAATTCCAGATCCCAGGTGAAGTGGTAGCTCGCCATGGCCAGCAGCGCGATGCCGCGCAGGATGTCTATGGCGACGATGCGCTTGGGCTGATCCTGGACGGGTGCGGTCGGCGTTTCGATGGTCATGGTCTCGCGATCTGATTCAGCCCCACCAGAGGACTATCACGGTTGGCCGGGACAGAAGAAGGCCGGGTTCCTCGGCACGGCGCCGCGTGGGCGCAGGCCTCGTCGGATGCCGCTTTGGGCCAGCGCCGGAAAGGCTTTGACCAACCCGCTTTTCGCCGCCTGCGCGTCGGTTTCCTCTTAATGGCCTGGAAACGGCCAAGGCAGATTTGACCGGTGATTCTGCTTTGGGGAAGCAATGTCGACCCATGTGCGCCATCCGATCTGGCTCCCGGCCCTCAAGGCCGCGGATGCACGCACCTTCGCCTCGCTCTATGCGGTCGAATCCTTCGCGCGCGCCACGGTGTCGAGCGTCATCCCGATCCAGGCATACGAGATCCTCCACAACGAGCAGATGGTCTCGATCCTCTACACCATCGTGGCGCTGCTCGGCCTGTCGGTGACCTTGTTCATGCCGATGCTGATCCGCCGCTTTGCGCGGCGCTGGGTCTATACCGCAGGGGCTTGCCTGCTCGCCATCGGCTCGCTGTTCTTCGTCACCCACACGCTTGCCGGACAAGTAGCGGGGATGCTGTGCCGGGTGATGGGCGCCAGTGCGCTGTCGATCACGCTCAACCTCTACATCATGGACCACATCCGCAAGACCGACTTCATGCAGGCCGAATCGCTGCGCATGGCGTGGTCGATGTTTGCCTGGACCGGCGGGCCGACGCTCGGCATCTTCCTCTACGCGCATTTCGGCATCTGGGCCGCGCATGGTGCGGTGGCGGTGTTCGCAGTGGCCTTGCTGGCGCTGTTCTGGTTCTATCGGCTTGGTGACAACCAGTCGATCCAGCCGGGCAAGACACGACCGGTCAACCCACTCGCCAATATCGGCCGCTTCGTCGCGCAGCCGAGGCTGAGGCTGGCCTGGCTGATCGCTTTCGGACGCTCCTGCTTCTGGACGACCTTCTTCGTGTACGGCCCACTGTTCATGGTCATCACCGGGCAGGGCGATATCGCCGGCGGCCTGCTCGTCTCGGCCGGCAACGCGCTGTTGTTCATGGCCATCTTCTGGGGCAAGGCTGGAAAACGCTTTGGCGGCCGGCGCACCATGACGTTTGCCTATTTCGCCATGTCGGCGATGCTGCTGGCCGCGGGCACGGTGGGAGCGACCGCTCCGCTGGTGACCGGCGCTTTCCTGCTTGGCGGCGCGTTCTTCACCATCGCGCTCGATGCGCTGGGCTCGACGGCCTTCATGCGCTCGGTACGCTCCTACGAGCGCGCGCAGATGGCAGCCGTCTACCGCACCTATCTCGATTTTTCCGAGCTGACGCCGCCGCTGGTCTATTCCGTGGTGCTGATCTTCTTCGGGCTCGGCTCGGTGTTCGTCACGCTGAGCCTGCTGGCCGCGGTTTGCGGCTTCGTGACCTGGCGCTATCTGCCGAAGTCACTGTGACGTCATGGCGAAAGCGCCGAGTGGCGCTCGCGCACCCAGTTGTGGAAGCGGTGCAGATCATATTCCTCGGGCATCAGCACGCCGGCTTTGTGGCGCATGGAGCGCAGGCCCTTCTGGTTGACCTCGCAGATCGCCGCGTCCTCCTCCAGCACCTGCGTGCCGAAGGCGACTATGTTGTCGATGTCGGCCGACGGGGCATCGAGCGCTTCGGGCGCGAACAGCCATTCCGCGACCAGCCCGGTCTGTTCGGGGCCGAGCGGCACCAGCCGCACGGTCCTGACATAGTCGACATGACCGACGATGAACATCGAGGGCATGCTGGTGGCGTAGGTCTGGCCGGCGGCGCGCTCGGCTGGCGTCAAGCCCGCGAAGACCGGTGCATGGGTCTTGCCGTCGCGCGACCAGGTTTCGGCGCCGACGCGCAAACTACCCGAAAATTCCGGCGCGTCATTGTCGGCGTGCCGCACCCATTCGGGGTCGTCATGCCGGCTCATCAGGCCGCGGCCATAGATCGGCACCAGCCGCGACAGGTCCTTGTGAACGCCGGGGCAGTGCAGGCATTCGTTGAAGTTTTCCCAAAAAATCTTCCAGTTGCAGTTCATCACCTTGCGCAGCACATGGCCTGATACCAGCGTTTCCAGCGGCAATTGTCGAGATTGCCGGAGGCGGGGTCGAAGGAGGCCTGCGCCGAGCCGGCCGCGTCCTCCTGCAAATTCGCGTCCTCCTGCAAATTGACGAACACGAAGCCGCGCCATACCGACAATGCGATGCGGTAGAGCGGATGGTCGGCCTTGTCGAAGCCTTCGGGCAGCGATTTCGACGGCACGCGCACGAGGTCGCCGCGCAGCGAATACGACCAGGCATGATAGGGGCAGGTGATGAGCCGCGCCTTCAGCCGACCTTCGCTTTCCTGGCACAGCTGCGAGCCGCGATGCCGGCAGGTGTTGTGGAAGGCGCGCAGTTCGCCGGTCTCGTCGCGCAGCACGACGATTTCCTGCGTGCCGACGCGGAACGTGCGGAAAGCCAGCGGTTGGGCAAGATCGGCTTCCCGGCAGACGAGCAGCCAGCTTCGATACCAGATCGCATCGAGGTCGCGCTGATAGCTCTCGCCGTCCCAATAGGCCGATGAC harbors:
- a CDS encoding MerR family transcriptional regulator gives rise to the protein MREYYSITELTREFDVSTRTLRFYEDEGLVQPVRRGRTRLFRPSDRHLIRQIMRGKRLGFSINEIREIIQMYKEPPGEVGQLKLMIKRIEEKREDLRQKRRDLEETLAELDQAEESCVERLVELGVNT
- a CDS encoding putative bifunctional diguanylate cyclase/phosphodiesterase, producing the protein MTVAEKQPLLADLLQAAPFGLTVLSQAGDVVYANRAGTIAAGNITPAKDLIVDGRVIRTLRFDVADQEAPLTVALSLDVTDQCELENDLFQQAFFDELTGLPNRALMERSFTDLIGADSAPFALAFIDLDGFKHINDYYGHTVGDLLLGKIATRLSGYLRPTDMLVRIGGDEFVLLISPVGAMEELASDIERVSQSLKEPFYADGFEIFSSASIGVSLYPKDGTTFDLLRTNADSAMYRSKGSAKGSVKFFDRSMEHAIAERTRLEQRLRFAIRDKRLCCAYQPKVDFRSGTTVGVEVLLRWRDEDGVIQAPGDFIELALELGLMNEVTHLILTETIDSVDRINDAFGHEASISINVAAKQAGDPRFMRSLIDSIDAIGYPDRFMLELTEEAFLAKSNFQDRILPMIREIGARVSIDDFGVGYSSLSALADITADEIKVDRSFITDVHRRPRSQSILKAIESLGQLLGMSVIVEGVETFEELTYLLAATRISCAQGYYFGKPLLLEDLKPAYGLGNDSRAILPTRGTPVTRIASARASHSR
- a CDS encoding HpcH/HpaI aldolase/citrate lyase family protein; its protein translation is MSHTINHLKKLRLQRSELAVPGSSPEMIDKAANSAADFVFLDIEDAVAPPDKERARKNIIQALNDIDWRAKGKTVSVRINGLDTHYMYRDVVDVMEQAGDRLDTILVPKVGVPADLYMVEAMVNQIEMAKGFKTRVGLEALIETALGMANVEAIAATPGRLEAMHFGVADYAASCKARTVNIGGLNPDYPGDQWHFALSRMTVACRAYGLRAIDGPFGDFSDPQGYIAGARRAAALGIEGKWAIHPSQIVLANDVFSPPEKEVTRARRILEVLKEAEAQGKGAAALDGKMIDAASERMARNVLVVNEAIERAGQLSQREPRVAAL
- a CDS encoding methyltransferase family protein; its protein translation is MTDAQPKPGRIPWPPVIYTAAIAISITLGMLYPLPWIGDLLGDILFAAGWVALFGVAALWFTAIRTMVRAKTTLNPNAVPDHLVTSGPFGITRNPMYLANTLLLIGVAFVTGIVWFLPMAFIAAFATQKVAIEGEEKVLAAKFGKKYRDYAKRVRRWI
- the mgtE gene encoding magnesium transporter; the encoded protein is MEDKQTTSAKAADDIHADIYGEDGAVLSSFLAQIGTAIADRDTPTLKHEVDHLHQSELGDLIEALHPEQRRTLVELLGADFDFSALTEVDEAIRMEIVDQLPNAQIAQAVQELDSDDAVYILEDLEKEDQDEILSQLPFTERIRLRRSLDYPEETAGRRMQTEFVAVPPFWTIGQTIDYMREDKNLPDRFSQIFVIDPSFKLLGAIDLDQILRTKRTVKVEEVMHETRHAIPATMDQEEAAREFEQYDLLSAAVVDENERLVGVLTIDDVVDVIQQEAEEDLLRMGGVGDEELSDSILSTSRSRVPWLLVNLLTAFLAASVIGLFDHTIERIVALAVLMPIVAGMGGNAGSQTMTVTVRALATRDLDIYNAGRIIRREMGVGFINGIVFAILIGIVAAAWFHDANLGGIIAAAMIINMFVAALAGILIPLLLDRFKIDPAVASAVFVTTVTDVVGFFAFLGLATWWFGVR
- a CDS encoding LuxR C-terminal-related transcriptional regulator, with the translated sequence MNSKPGKTSKAVGDRRVRVVVAERNPLVISALREMLECDGRFELLASVQSGKHFLELATAHEFDVAVIGWKLADMDGADVLAEIQASKVPVRIAVFSNDHDIGILKQCVRLGAQGYCFQFDDPHIIFETILAVAHGRICIPYIDINKVNDTPLAQLTVRERELLAVLSDGWTNLQIATRTGISENTVKYHLKNLYDKLDVRNRAMAVALYSRERRTQKQPFG
- a CDS encoding aminotransferase class V-fold PLP-dependent enzyme; its protein translation is MAGFTHLFIPGPTNIPEQVRQAMNLPMEDMRAASFPDLTLPLFEDIKHVFKNETGRVFIYPSSGTGAWEAAMTNVLSPGDRVLMSRFGQFSHLWVDMAERLGFEVDVIDCEWGTGVPLELYAERLKADKTHRIKAVFCTQNETATGVTSDVAGCRAALDEANHPALLFVDGVSSIGSIDFRQEEWGVDCAVSGSQKGFMLPAGLGFLSVSKKALVASRTAAHQRCFFSFEDMIRANDAGYFPYTPATQLLRGLRASLDLIAEEGLDNIFARHHRLAEGVRKAVDAWGLKLCAKAPKWHSDTVSAILVPEGIDSGDVVKRAYQTYRTSLGGGLNKVFGKVFRIGHLGWLNEVMVLASLSAAEMALLDCGVRLAPGSGVGAAIQHFRASAAVPVAEAA